A genomic stretch from Flavobacterium nitratireducens includes:
- a CDS encoding CvpA family protein — protein MSFLDIILGALLALAMYKGIVNGLFTELASFLSLMIGIYFAVKFSVITKDFLSEHVHWNPNSIQVVAFLLTFILVVVGIHFLAKILTGIVDFAFLGWINKLGGGIFRVLKIVLIIGMLFSLFEKINHNHFFAKKETLDKSIFYYPIQKTAAFMYPTIAKWYGDFKKSGQTSESNEQ, from the coding sequence ATGAGTTTTTTAGACATTATTTTAGGCGCCTTACTTGCCTTAGCCATGTATAAAGGAATTGTAAACGGACTTTTTACAGAATTGGCTTCATTTCTTTCTTTAATGATTGGAATTTATTTTGCAGTAAAATTTTCTGTGATTACTAAAGATTTTCTTTCTGAACATGTTCATTGGAATCCAAATAGTATCCAAGTTGTTGCTTTCCTACTCACTTTTATTCTTGTTGTTGTTGGAATTCACTTCCTTGCCAAAATACTCACGGGCATTGTCGATTTTGCTTTTTTAGGCTGGATCAATAAATTAGGCGGCGGAATATTTCGGGTGTTAAAGATAGTTTTGATTATTGGAATGCTTTTTTCTCTTTTTGAAAAAATAAATCACAATCACTTTTTTGCTAAAAAAGAAACTTTGGATAAATCTATTTTTTACTATCCTATTCAAAAAACAGCTGCTTTTATGTATCCGACTATTGCCAAATGGTATGGCGATTTTAAAAAGAGTGGGCAGACTTCAGAAAGCAATGAACAGTAA
- a CDS encoding tetratricopeptide repeat protein translates to MKNLVTIIFFLVSQVFFAQDNFEKGNNFYKNGKYEQALEAYNAVLSTKKQSAELYFNIGNCYYKLNKVAPAIYNYEKALVLSPNDNNIVNNLKFAQKRTVDEIKVVPKVGFDKLLRDFTGMYHYNTWAWISVVFSILFLGCFLGYYFSVLALNKRLFFFGMFLMLVLVLIGVASASFEKSYFKNERPAIIFAEMTQVKSEPQNKAADVVVLHEGTKVYVIETLDSWKKVQLTDGTEGWIESEAIREVK, encoded by the coding sequence ATGAAAAATTTAGTAACCATAATATTCTTTTTAGTTAGTCAGGTTTTCTTTGCTCAAGATAATTTTGAAAAAGGAAATAATTTCTATAAAAATGGGAAATACGAGCAAGCTTTGGAGGCTTATAATGCTGTTTTGAGTACAAAAAAACAATCAGCAGAATTGTATTTCAACATTGGAAATTGCTACTATAAGTTAAATAAAGTAGCGCCTGCAATTTATAACTATGAAAAAGCCTTGGTATTAAGTCCAAATGATAATAACATAGTGAACAATTTGAAGTTTGCTCAAAAGCGAACTGTCGATGAAATCAAAGTAGTTCCAAAAGTAGGATTCGACAAATTATTACGTGATTTTACAGGCATGTATCATTATAACACTTGGGCATGGATTTCAGTGGTATTTTCCATTTTGTTTTTAGGATGCTTCTTAGGATATTATTTTTCAGTCCTCGCTCTCAATAAACGATTATTCTTTTTTGGAATGTTTTTAATGTTGGTTTTGGTTCTTATAGGAGTTGCCTCTGCAAGTTTTGAGAAAAGTTATTTTAAAAACGAACGACCAGCTATCATTTTTGCCGAAATGACCCAAGTAAAAAGCGAGCCACAAAATAAAGCGGCCGATGTAGTTGTTTTACATGAAGGGACTAAAGTTTATGTAATCGAAACACTTGACAGTTGGAAAAAAGTCCAATTGACTGATGGAACCGAAGGCTGGATTGAAAGCGAAGCCATTCGTGAAGTAAAATAG